In Sphingobacterium zeae, one genomic interval encodes:
- a CDS encoding SusC/RagA family TonB-linked outer membrane protein, whose product MIKTKPKFRKESRLALLLVCLSTLHVQSFAYSQTEKIDVSIQGGKLEDVFQTINVKSKYKMFFSKSILPDAKVNIVGKKISVKDILSQSLAGSNLTWELLDNNIIAVKEKQQNQRQIAGQVVNENGTPLAGVSVIIKDWQKADYRNMQSSTATDVNGHWGLRIPNDDVIITFSFIGYQKVEIPAKQLIASPTPIKLKPEEGSLEEVVVIGYGTTTRRLNTGSVASITAKDITSQPVSNPLAALSGRLSGVLIAQNNGVPGSAVQIQIRNQASLSGTTSGSIPLYVIDGVPFTNFNGGQPATDNLNSFGISASSGGLSPFSMINPADIERIDVLKDADATAIYGSRGANGVVLITTKKGSAGRTRIGVNFNTGFTEVNRFIPMLNLEQYLTLRKEAFANAGVTPTADNAPDLMLWDQNKSTDWQKMLIGNKGHITDVQANMSGGNESTRFFFNSGYRRESTVFYGDSKNSRFTSRLNLDHTSSDKKFNAALSVSYANDNSDMPSSDVTSLYNLAPNYPIYGDNGKYYWLPSTTFIDNPIALLERKYFGNTNNLISNANLSYKIIPGLTAKANFGYTITQLNQNNQRPITSLNNTVTNPLGASSFSNTKAENWIIEPTLDYVKNMGEGKLTALIGTSFQQNSSRSQTTNGSNYSNDALLGSLGAAGQFTASNNLVYYKYNAVFGKVNYDWKEKYLFNGTFRRDGSSRFGPKNRFGNFGAIGLGWVFGKEDFVQDNLQFLSFGKLRASYGTTGNDQISNYLYLPLYSSVTPYLNNPSMNMGTLPNEYIKWETTKKLEFAIDLGFLKDRILFTGNFFRNRSSDQITDLVLSTQTGYNSYKENLPALIQNTGLELELNTTNVTNENFTWKTSANFTFYKNKLVEFPGIENTFYASSFLVGEPLNMIRLYHYQGVDPATGRALYEDRNGDGAITGDDRYVADLGTPFYGGFNNTFSYKGFELGVFFQFNHRLGLTKILNSRPGALANQNDYWLDRWTPTNTNTTIPGAILPATQGASADGAALSNSYNLYTNSDAVYGDASYIKLRSVNLSYNLPKSWTSKLKMSNCNVFMQGQNLFTWAKNKYVLDTETTVQGGPPGLGTGTIAQVLPPLRTIVFGFNCQF is encoded by the coding sequence ATGATCAAAACAAAACCCAAATTTAGAAAAGAGTCGCGATTAGCGCTACTGCTCGTTTGCCTAAGCACCTTGCACGTACAAAGCTTTGCCTATTCGCAAACTGAAAAAATCGATGTTTCCATCCAGGGCGGAAAGCTGGAAGATGTTTTTCAAACAATCAACGTGAAGAGCAAATACAAAATGTTCTTTAGCAAATCGATCTTACCTGACGCCAAGGTCAATATTGTCGGGAAGAAAATCAGTGTGAAAGATATTCTTTCCCAATCGCTTGCCGGAAGCAACTTAACATGGGAACTATTGGACAACAATATTATCGCTGTAAAGGAAAAACAACAAAATCAACGACAAATAGCAGGACAAGTAGTCAATGAAAATGGAACGCCACTAGCAGGTGTCTCTGTGATCATTAAAGACTGGCAAAAAGCAGATTATCGCAATATGCAATCGAGTACAGCGACCGATGTTAATGGACATTGGGGACTGCGTATTCCGAATGACGATGTTATTATTACTTTTTCTTTTATAGGGTATCAAAAGGTCGAAATTCCGGCAAAACAGCTTATTGCGAGTCCTACACCGATCAAACTTAAGCCTGAAGAAGGTAGTTTGGAAGAAGTCGTTGTGATTGGCTATGGCACAACAACACGCAGACTGAATACCGGCTCGGTTGCCTCAATCACAGCGAAAGATATTACCTCGCAACCGGTAAGTAATCCACTCGCTGCCCTATCCGGAAGATTGTCCGGGGTATTAATCGCTCAAAACAACGGTGTACCCGGAAGTGCCGTTCAGATCCAGATCAGAAATCAGGCCTCGTTAAGCGGTACGACCTCTGGATCCATTCCGCTGTACGTTATTGATGGGGTTCCATTTACCAACTTTAACGGCGGACAACCTGCTACGGACAACCTCAATTCCTTTGGAATATCAGCTTCTTCGGGGGGATTAAGTCCGTTCAGTATGATTAACCCCGCGGATATCGAGCGAATCGATGTGCTGAAAGATGCCGATGCCACCGCGATCTACGGTAGTCGGGGCGCCAATGGTGTGGTCTTGATTACGACAAAAAAGGGTTCTGCAGGCCGCACCCGTATTGGTGTCAACTTCAATACTGGATTTACTGAGGTCAACCGCTTTATCCCCATGTTAAATCTAGAACAATATCTGACCTTAAGAAAAGAGGCTTTCGCCAATGCAGGCGTGACACCTACTGCAGACAATGCCCCCGATCTTATGTTATGGGATCAAAACAAATCGACGGATTGGCAGAAAATGCTGATTGGAAACAAAGGCCATATCACCGACGTTCAAGCGAATATGTCCGGCGGAAACGAGTCCACACGCTTTTTCTTCAACTCCGGATATAGACGCGAAAGTACCGTATTTTATGGTGACAGTAAAAATAGCCGCTTTACCTCCCGCCTAAATCTGGATCACACCTCTTCTGACAAAAAGTTTAATGCCGCTTTATCGGTTAGCTATGCCAATGATAATTCCGATATGCCTTCGTCGGATGTGACATCACTCTACAATCTGGCCCCCAATTATCCTATTTATGGCGACAATGGAAAATACTACTGGTTACCATCAACGACATTTATTGATAATCCGATCGCCCTGCTCGAACGGAAGTACTTTGGCAATACCAATAACCTGATCTCCAATGCCAACTTAAGTTATAAAATCATACCTGGATTAACGGCAAAAGCAAATTTTGGTTATACCATCACCCAATTGAACCAAAATAATCAACGCCCAATCACGTCCTTAAATAATACCGTCACTAACCCGCTTGGTGCTTCCAGCTTTTCCAATACAAAGGCCGAGAATTGGATTATTGAGCCGACACTGGATTATGTAAAAAATATGGGTGAAGGTAAATTGACGGCATTGATCGGAACAAGCTTTCAACAGAACTCGTCCCGCTCACAGACCACCAATGGTTCCAATTATTCAAACGATGCACTGTTAGGCTCGCTTGGAGCCGCAGGACAATTTACAGCAAGTAACAACCTGGTTTATTATAAATACAATGCAGTATTCGGAAAAGTAAATTACGACTGGAAAGAGAAATATTTGTTTAACGGAACTTTCAGAAGGGACGGTTCATCTCGCTTCGGCCCTAAAAATAGATTCGGAAATTTCGGCGCAATTGGATTAGGTTGGGTTTTTGGAAAAGAGGACTTTGTGCAGGATAACCTGCAATTTTTAAGCTTTGGTAAGTTGAGGGCAAGTTATGGAACAACTGGTAACGACCAGATTTCAAATTACCTGTACCTCCCGCTATACTCATCAGTAACGCCCTACCTTAATAATCCTTCCATGAACATGGGAACGCTTCCGAATGAATACATTAAATGGGAAACGACGAAAAAATTGGAGTTTGCAATCGATCTGGGTTTCTTAAAAGATCGAATTTTATTCACAGGAAACTTTTTCAGGAATCGCTCTTCCGACCAAATCACCGATTTAGTTTTGAGTACCCAAACAGGTTACAATAGTTACAAAGAAAACCTGCCAGCTTTGATCCAAAATACAGGTTTGGAATTGGAACTGAATACCACCAATGTAACCAATGAAAATTTCACATGGAAAACATCGGCAAACTTTACATTTTATAAAAACAAACTGGTCGAATTTCCTGGAATTGAAAACACCTTCTATGCAAGTAGTTTCTTGGTGGGTGAGCCGCTCAATATGATCCGTTTGTACCACTATCAAGGTGTCGATCCGGCAACAGGAAGAGCTTTATACGAAGATCGCAATGGTGATGGAGCAATTACAGGTGATGACCGCTATGTTGCTGACTTAGGTACGCCATTCTATGGTGGATTTAACAATACCTTTTCTTACAAAGGCTTTGAACTTGGCGTATTCTTTCAATTTAATCACCGGTTAGGCTTAACCAAAATTCTCAATTCAAGACCTGGGGCTTTGGCCAACCAAAACGATTATTGGCTGGACCGATGGACACCAACGAATACCAATACAACTATCCCGGGCGCTATTCTCCCAGCAACTCAAGGAGCTTCAGCGGATGGAGCTGCTTTAAGCAATTCTTATAATCTGTATACCAACTCCGACGCAGTCTATGGTGACGCTTCTTATATTAAATTAAGATCGGTCAATCTATCGTACAACTTACCGAAAAGCTGGACTTCCAAACTGAAGATGTCCAATTGCAATGTCTTTATGCAAGGTCAAAACCTCTTTACCTGGGCCAAGAACAAATATGTTCTGGATACCGAAACAACCGTTCAAGGCGGTCCTCCGGGTTTAGGAACTGGAACGATTGCTCAAGTACTGCCACCATTGCGTACGATTGTATTTGGATTTAACTGTCAATTTTAA
- a CDS encoding RagB/SusD family nutrient uptake outer membrane protein: MKLNINNNILLFAITSATLLVSSCSKFVELGAPPNQVLAGDAFATDASANSVIRGLYTTTLSINLPGTSTFYTGVAADDLQYNSADPNTSEFASNNLLNTNYNVANFWYNTYQLIKNANNAISGLEASTSLTPSVKDQLLGEAKFFRAYAYFYLVNLYGDVPLQLRDDLHAFEDAVLPRTPAQQVYDQIIADLKDAESKMAPTYDATASPRGRANKAAASALLARVYLYQKDYQNAESYATKVLQSTDYGMPTPDKNFVNSSNEVILQLGNQTGVTTFGANYITTATVTPGYTLPDAVYNSFETLPTPDLRKINWTSSKTVSNKTYYAITKYKASSGAGSEYHVMLRLAEQYLIRAEARAKLGKLTEARTDVDAVRSRAGLAGLNTSLNQSQLLSAIETERLHEFFGEFGHRWLDLKRTDRANAVLAPIKSNWQTTDVLFPIPQAQILINRNLTQNPGYEN, translated from the coding sequence ATGAAATTAAACATCAATAACAATATATTATTATTCGCCATCACCAGTGCAACGCTGCTTGTTAGCTCCTGTTCAAAATTTGTGGAGTTGGGTGCTCCTCCAAATCAGGTGCTAGCCGGTGATGCGTTCGCTACGGATGCTTCTGCAAATAGCGTGATCAGAGGGTTGTATACCACAACATTAAGCATTAATCTTCCTGGAACGTCAACTTTCTATACTGGGGTAGCAGCCGACGACCTTCAGTACAATTCGGCCGACCCCAATACCTCCGAATTCGCGAGTAATAATCTGCTGAATACAAATTATAATGTTGCCAACTTTTGGTACAATACCTATCAGCTTATCAAAAATGCGAATAACGCGATATCCGGTCTCGAAGCATCCACCTCCCTTACCCCAAGTGTAAAGGATCAACTCCTGGGAGAAGCAAAATTTTTTAGAGCTTATGCCTATTTCTATCTCGTCAATCTGTATGGTGACGTGCCATTACAATTGCGCGATGACCTGCATGCATTTGAAGACGCTGTACTTCCGCGGACGCCCGCACAGCAAGTGTATGATCAGATTATTGCAGATCTTAAAGATGCGGAGAGCAAAATGGCACCAACTTATGATGCTACTGCCAGTCCAAGAGGGCGTGCCAATAAGGCTGCCGCCAGCGCTTTACTGGCCAGAGTATATCTTTACCAAAAAGATTATCAAAATGCTGAATCTTATGCAACTAAAGTTCTGCAGTCAACCGATTACGGTATGCCCACACCTGATAAAAACTTTGTAAACTCGAGCAATGAGGTTATTCTTCAACTTGGCAATCAGACTGGAGTAACCACATTCGGTGCTAATTATATAACGACAGCTACAGTGACTCCGGGATACACCCTGCCAGATGCCGTATACAACAGTTTTGAAACCTTGCCAACACCTGATTTAAGAAAAATCAATTGGACAAGTTCAAAGACGGTATCCAATAAAACCTATTATGCCATAACCAAATATAAAGCGTCCTCAGGCGCAGGATCCGAATACCACGTTATGCTACGTTTAGCTGAACAATATCTTATCCGTGCAGAAGCTAGGGCCAAGCTCGGAAAATTAACAGAAGCACGGACGGATGTAGATGCCGTACGCAGTCGTGCGGGCCTTGCGGGACTTAACACAAGCTTAAACCAATCCCAGTTATTGTCTGCTATAGAGACCGAACGTCTCCATGAATTTTTTGGTGAGTTTGGCCATCGCTGGCTCGATCTCAAGCGCACCGACCGCGCTAACGCCGTATTGGCCCCAATCAAATCAAACTGGCAAACGACGGATGTCTTATTTCCGATTCCACAAGCGCAGATTTTAATCAATAGAAACTTGACACAGAATCCAGGATACGAAAATTAA
- a CDS encoding TlpA disulfide reductase family protein, protein MKRKILTAAFAFALTAAFAQQPAKNKYQYYLPIIEKGTMEQKDSLANVLMSELKTYKSEEDYRTTINILRALGKEDLQTSVEQLAKKKYPKGSLTRDAFITNVFYTASTPLAKEKAYNELIKKWPVKNFSEEPLTYDYVVATLAQSFANDGNAQKAVHYLGELKERFWRGNGYIPVGQILLSAGDTATAAPLLKTAMDDSYYYLTLPENEKDNKARFAGMGYASSMSAYVNILVAQKKYAEALNYIENALKVAPEQADGLAMVYYKSLMGTGRKLEAYNILTKLYAKGQFAVENDLKKLYTELNGSDQGYERFNASLKTELTQNIRNHIKEMAVFKPAPDFELLNLKGEKVSLSSLKGKVVVLDFWATWCQPCVRSFPGMKAAQESYANDKDVQFLFMNTWERDKNYKENVVSFITKNNYPFEVLYDDQKDPQTGEVMAAKFGVKGIPAKFIIDKEGNIRYFLTGSTPNVDYIKLEMKELIEAAKKPYKG, encoded by the coding sequence ATGAAAAGAAAAATCTTGACGGCTGCTTTCGCGTTTGCGCTAACAGCAGCATTTGCTCAACAACCTGCAAAAAACAAATACCAATACTATCTACCTATTATAGAAAAAGGAACGATGGAGCAAAAGGATTCGCTCGCGAATGTATTAATGAGCGAGCTAAAGACTTATAAGTCTGAAGAAGACTACCGCACGACGATCAATATTCTGCGCGCTTTAGGCAAAGAAGATCTGCAAACATCGGTCGAGCAATTGGCAAAGAAAAAATACCCAAAAGGATCACTAACCCGCGATGCCTTTATAACCAATGTTTTTTACACTGCCAGTACGCCATTGGCAAAAGAGAAAGCGTATAATGAGCTTATAAAAAAGTGGCCGGTTAAGAATTTCAGTGAAGAGCCCCTCACCTATGATTACGTAGTGGCTACTTTGGCACAGAGTTTTGCCAACGACGGAAATGCACAAAAAGCTGTGCATTATTTAGGCGAGCTCAAAGAACGATTCTGGCGCGGAAACGGCTATATCCCCGTGGGACAAATTTTGTTGAGTGCGGGCGACACGGCAACTGCGGCACCGCTCTTAAAAACTGCAATGGATGATAGCTATTATTATTTAACGCTCCCAGAGAATGAAAAAGATAATAAAGCCCGCTTTGCGGGCATGGGCTATGCGAGCTCCATGTCCGCTTATGTCAATATCCTCGTTGCACAGAAAAAATATGCCGAAGCGCTCAATTATATAGAGAATGCTTTAAAAGTCGCTCCAGAACAAGCGGATGGTCTTGCAATGGTCTATTACAAATCACTAATGGGTACTGGAAGAAAGCTAGAGGCCTATAATATTCTGACCAAATTATATGCTAAAGGGCAGTTCGCTGTCGAAAATGATCTTAAGAAATTGTACACCGAATTGAACGGTTCTGATCAAGGCTACGAACGTTTTAATGCTTCCCTAAAAACGGAATTAACGCAGAACATCCGCAATCATATCAAGGAAATGGCAGTCTTTAAACCCGCACCTGATTTTGAGCTGCTCAATCTGAAAGGTGAGAAAGTCTCCTTGAGTAGCTTAAAAGGGAAAGTGGTGGTATTAGATTTTTGGGCAACCTGGTGTCAACCCTGTGTCCGCTCATTTCCAGGAATGAAAGCTGCACAAGAATCGTATGCAAATGATAAAGATGTTCAATTTCTCTTCATGAATACCTGGGAACGCGATAAGAATTACAAAGAAAATGTGGTCTCCTTTATAACTAAAAATAATTATCCGTTTGAAGTGCTTTACGATGATCAAAAAGATCCGCAAACAGGAGAAGTCATGGCGGCGAAATTTGGTGTTAAAGGTATTCCGGCAAAATTTATCATCGACAAAGAAGGCAATATTCGTTACTTTTTGACAGGATCTACACCAAACGTAGACTATATCAAATTAGAAATGAAAGAGCTTATTGAGGCGGCTAAGAAACCTTATAAGGGCTAA
- a CDS encoding MBL fold metallo-hydrolase: MTIRKNSNKWLRFLKRIILGLAVFIAFIGLYIMMHPQFGKRPSGERLQRIQLSKQFKNGKFRNTSPTPMLSQPWTVALYDYLFKRSKETSPQYNIPTVHVDWKKLLEQSNGLVWFGHSSYLLHVDGKNILVDPVFSGSASPIPGSVKAFKGTDVSTVSDLPAIDFLFISHDHYDHMDYKTLKALQPRVGKVIVGLGVGAHLEYWGYRPEQIIERDWWDEVDLGDGFQVTVAPARHFSGRGIFTANTLWASYALQTPTKKLYLGGDSGYDSHFKEIGNQLGPFDLAILENGQYDLSWKHIHMMPEEVVQAAHDLKASVLFPVHSAKFVLANHAWYEPLERISIEATKQQLSLLTPMIGQVISIDQAQAGPSYWWKK; encoded by the coding sequence ATGACAATAAGAAAAAACAGCAATAAGTGGCTTCGATTTTTGAAAAGAATAATCTTAGGACTGGCCGTTTTCATCGCTTTCATCGGATTATACATTATGATGCATCCACAATTTGGCAAAAGGCCTTCGGGCGAAAGACTGCAGCGCATACAGCTATCTAAGCAATTTAAAAACGGAAAATTCCGTAATACGAGTCCAACGCCCATGCTCTCACAGCCCTGGACTGTAGCGCTATATGATTATTTGTTTAAGCGTTCCAAAGAAACAAGTCCCCAATATAATATACCCACCGTACATGTCGACTGGAAGAAACTACTCGAGCAGTCTAATGGACTTGTTTGGTTTGGCCACTCTTCCTACTTGCTACATGTAGATGGCAAAAACATTCTCGTAGACCCTGTATTTAGCGGCAGCGCCTCTCCAATTCCCGGCAGTGTAAAAGCTTTTAAAGGTACGGATGTATCTACTGTATCGGACCTACCAGCGATTGACTTCCTATTTATATCGCACGACCATTACGATCATATGGACTACAAAACACTAAAGGCATTACAGCCCCGTGTTGGAAAGGTCATTGTTGGTCTTGGTGTTGGTGCTCACCTTGAATATTGGGGCTATCGCCCTGAACAGATCATCGAAAGGGATTGGTGGGATGAGGTTGACCTAGGCGACGGTTTTCAGGTAACAGTCGCTCCAGCACGACATTTCTCAGGCCGTGGCATCTTTACGGCCAATACATTATGGGCCTCCTATGCGCTCCAAACGCCCACAAAGAAACTCTATTTGGGAGGGGACAGCGGGTACGATAGCCACTTCAAAGAAATCGGAAACCAATTGGGACCTTTTGACTTGGCTATCTTGGAAAATGGCCAATATGACCTCAGCTGGAAACATATCCACATGATGCCAGAAGAGGTTGTTCAAGCAGCACATGACCTCAAAGCTTCCGTACTATTTCCTGTTCATTCCGCTAAGTTTGTTCTGGCCAATCATGCGTGGTACGAACCCTTGGAGCGCATTTCCATAGAAGCAACAAAACAACAGCTATCCTTGCTAACTCCAATGATCGGTCAGGTGATCAGCATTGATCAGGCGCAGGCGGGGCCCAGCTATTGGTGGAAAAAATAG
- a CDS encoding helix-turn-helix domain-containing protein, which produces MPEHVVFFQISGETHLDHQKGKMIATEGQIVVARKNQLAKAFKYPAKDDIYKSVSVVLKANRLKQYAMDHYLSSDRKYAGESNSVLESNLFIKSYFESLTPYAEAADRVSPQMEQIKIYELITLLLESYPQLKELLFDFSEPHKIDLEQFMVKNYRYNVPLENFAKLTGRSLASFKRDFEKIFQTSPRKWLQEKRLSEAYYLIESKRQKPADFYLDLGFENLSHFYASFKEKFGITPATINSVA; this is translated from the coding sequence ATTCCCGAACACGTCGTTTTTTTTCAGATTTCCGGAGAAACGCATCTTGACCATCAGAAAGGAAAAATGATCGCTACTGAAGGACAGATCGTTGTCGCCCGCAAAAACCAATTGGCCAAAGCTTTTAAGTATCCCGCTAAAGATGATATCTATAAATCTGTTTCGGTAGTTTTGAAAGCCAATCGGCTGAAGCAGTATGCGATGGATCATTATCTAAGTTCGGATAGAAAGTATGCGGGCGAGTCTAATAGTGTACTCGAAAGCAACCTGTTTATCAAAAGTTATTTTGAATCACTGACACCCTATGCAGAGGCAGCCGACCGGGTGAGCCCTCAGATGGAGCAGATCAAGATCTATGAATTAATTACTTTACTATTGGAGAGTTATCCGCAGCTTAAGGAGCTCCTGTTTGACTTTTCGGAGCCTCATAAGATAGATCTTGAACAGTTTATGGTCAAAAATTACAGGTACAATGTACCTCTTGAAAACTTTGCCAAGCTGACCGGGCGTAGCTTAGCGAGTTTTAAACGTGATTTTGAAAAGATATTTCAGACTTCACCTCGAAAATGGCTACAGGAAAAGCGTCTTTCCGAGGCCTATTATCTAATTGAAAGCAAGCGTCAAAAGCCCGCTGATTTTTATCTTGATCTCGGTTTTGAAAACCTTTCTCATTTTTATGCTTCTTTTAAGGAAAAGTTTGGGATAACGCCAGCCACCATCAATTCAGTCGCTTAG
- a CDS encoding Crp/Fnr family transcriptional regulator: MIYENILKNVSKCITLTTDEIAQFTGILTTKKIPKKTMLLNEGEICQFEGYVQKGCVRIYYLDENGFEVTLAFAVEDWWISDIASFHYHTPSSLYMETLEDSEFLMLTPDTKERLLEIIPKFERVFRMLVQRRLAVLQNRLIHTMAKPAADRYLEFIALYPTISQRVPQYYIASYLGVSPEFVSIIRKRLAAKK; encoded by the coding sequence ATGATATACGAAAATATTCTAAAAAATGTATCGAAGTGCATTACGTTGACCACGGACGAGATCGCGCAGTTCACGGGTATACTCACAACAAAAAAGATCCCCAAGAAGACCATGTTATTGAATGAGGGAGAAATCTGTCAGTTTGAAGGTTACGTGCAGAAAGGCTGTGTGCGGATCTACTACCTGGATGAAAATGGCTTTGAAGTAACCTTAGCCTTTGCGGTGGAAGACTGGTGGATCAGCGATATTGCATCCTTTCATTATCATACACCTTCCAGTCTCTATATGGAAACATTGGAAGACAGCGAATTTTTAATGCTGACACCCGATACTAAAGAGAGATTATTAGAGATTATTCCAAAATTTGAACGTGTATTTCGTATGCTGGTTCAGCGCCGGCTCGCTGTTTTGCAGAATAGGTTGATCCATACGATGGCCAAACCTGCAGCGGATCGATACCTCGAATTTATCGCGCTTTATCCTACGATATCCCAACGAGTGCCACAGTATTACATTGCATCCTATTTAGGTGTTTCGCCGGAATTTGTTAGTATTATACGCAAGCGGCTTGCAGCAAAGAAATAG
- a CDS encoding response regulator transcription factor: MAKDKIDILLIEDEPDLGEVFSRYLRYKGFTVLWESTAEGGWENFQRASVKLLIIDVQLPDGNGFDLAQRIIASHPGQPIFFLTALHERYSRLKGLSLGAVDYIAKPFDMDEILLKIRNLLKVASVSEKDPALQLELEIGSLRLNMERFTLEEGMKMVQKLTVREAELLHYLILNKNMLVSKKDLLLKFWGNTDFFNGKSLEVFISRLRKLLQIDRKLHIESIYGAGYILHEDV, encoded by the coding sequence ATGGCAAAAGACAAGATTGATATTCTTTTGATCGAAGACGAACCTGATCTGGGGGAGGTTTTTTCGCGCTATCTGCGCTACAAAGGATTTACGGTACTTTGGGAAAGTACCGCTGAAGGTGGCTGGGAAAATTTTCAACGCGCTTCTGTCAAACTCCTGATTATCGATGTACAGCTGCCCGATGGTAACGGTTTTGATCTTGCGCAACGGATAATTGCTAGCCATCCGGGACAACCTATTTTCTTTTTGACAGCACTCCACGAGCGCTACTCCCGATTAAAGGGGCTTTCTTTAGGCGCCGTTGATTATATCGCCAAACCTTTCGATATGGATGAAATATTGCTTAAGATCCGCAATCTATTGAAAGTAGCATCTGTTTCCGAAAAAGATCCGGCTTTACAGCTAGAATTGGAGATTGGCAGTTTGAGGCTCAATATGGAGCGGTTTACGCTGGAAGAAGGCATGAAAATGGTGCAAAAACTCACTGTAAGGGAAGCAGAATTGCTGCATTATTTGATTTTGAATAAAAATATGTTGGTCAGCAAAAAAGATTTACTCTTAAAGTTTTGGGGCAATACAGACTTCTTTAACGGTAAAAGTTTGGAAGTTTTTATCTCCCGGCTTCGCAAGTTGTTGCAAATAGATCGTAAACTCCACATCGAAAGTATCTATGGTGCAGGTTATATATTACATGAAGATGTCTGA
- a CDS encoding sensor histidine kinase — MNSANRNIYPWAFGMSFLILTLLIGFLIFNTYKLEDRNYQIGQLGQIQNAYGAAVMDDKIFPGGNTIFQTSLVPCLSLWSSKMPTGTFDSAKFAQQCMEPFLKRLRQEQSLDSIFQQIVQQQQLDKDLVYLFHFDKLEVYDSTAKVWKVFYDTVRDDPAGAIAGRLENTGVNNRVFELSVSDKSPSPYRFTYSLYVDYENRGWRIVQQMAPVFLLSLTCIAVIVLLSYRTYSNWISQRKLADLKTSFLNHMRHEFNTPLTTILISAHSLIDRETGKDDKEVAQLGRIVERQAKRLKAYFEQVMGSVALQERQPKIVQLPLNRLTEQLLDELRLRYQDEIKIRYEALMSDIEMTLDEDYYFSILDNLISNAIKFNDGDEKYIRFTWQFTEDQYCLKVADNGSGISPDERAKVFTAFYRGRLSGNKPGLGLGLYYIKSCLDRLGWAIHMEERASAGTIFYIYMGNAASNGKRQD, encoded by the coding sequence ATGAACAGCGCCAATAGAAATATATATCCCTGGGCATTTGGTATGAGCTTCCTGATCTTGACCCTACTGATCGGTTTTCTGATCTTCAATACCTATAAGCTTGAAGATCGAAATTACCAGATCGGACAGCTCGGACAAATCCAGAATGCCTATGGTGCTGCAGTAATGGATGATAAGATATTCCCGGGTGGTAATACGATATTTCAGACTTCATTGGTGCCCTGTCTTTCGCTCTGGTCTAGCAAGATGCCTACTGGAACATTTGATTCCGCTAAATTTGCTCAGCAATGTATGGAACCTTTTCTCAAACGCTTGCGGCAAGAGCAATCACTGGATAGTATCTTTCAGCAGATCGTACAGCAACAGCAACTTGATAAAGATCTTGTTTATCTGTTTCATTTTGATAAATTGGAAGTTTACGATTCCACAGCTAAGGTTTGGAAGGTGTTTTATGATACGGTACGTGATGATCCTGCTGGCGCCATAGCTGGTCGGCTAGAAAATACGGGGGTTAATAATCGGGTATTTGAATTATCTGTAAGTGATAAAAGTCCAAGTCCCTATCGGTTTACCTATAGCCTATATGTAGATTATGAGAATCGGGGCTGGCGGATTGTACAACAGATGGCACCCGTGTTTTTGCTGTCTTTGACCTGTATTGCGGTCATTGTGCTGCTTAGTTACCGGACTTATAGCAATTGGATCAGCCAGCGCAAGCTTGCCGATCTCAAAACAAGTTTTCTGAACCATATGCGCCATGAATTCAATACCCCGCTGACGACAATCCTGATCAGTGCACACAGTTTGATCGATCGTGAAACAGGGAAAGACGATAAGGAGGTGGCACAACTTGGGCGCATCGTAGAAAGGCAAGCCAAACGGCTCAAAGCTTATTTTGAACAGGTTATGGGATCTGTTGCCTTACAGGAGCGACAGCCAAAGATCGTTCAGCTTCCGCTGAACCGGCTCACAGAACAGCTGCTGGATGAGCTTCGCTTGCGGTATCAAGATGAGATCAAAATCCGATACGAAGCGTTAATGTCTGACATTGAAATGACGCTAGACGAAGATTATTATTTTTCGATCTTAGATAACCTCATATCCAATGCCATCAAATTTAATGACGGTGATGAAAAGTACATTCGGTTTACCTGGCAGTTTACGGAAGACCAATACTGTCTTAAAGTAGCAGATAATGGTTCTGGTATCAGTCCTGATGAACGGGCTAAAGTATTTACAGCATTTTATCGGGGAAGATTATCAGGAAATAAACCGGGGCTTGGATTGGGACTATATTACATCAAATCCTGTTTGGACCGTTTGGGATGGGCAATTCATATGGAAGAGCGGGCAAGTGCGGGTACGATTTTTTATATTTACATGGGCAATGCAGCATCCAATGGCAAAAGACAAGATTGA